From one Methanofollis sp. genomic stretch:
- a CDS encoding pyridoxal phosphate-dependent aminotransferase has translation MRALSEKIGAVAPSATIEITDAAKKMKREGIDVISLSIGEPDFATPEHIVQACSDALARGETHYAPSAGIPELLHAVAAKCRTENRIPCGPENVIATCGAKDAIYEAMQACLNPGDEVILPDPAWVSYEPCVQMADGRVVHHPLKEPSFQIDDAILERVGQKTKMIVVNTPSNPAGTVLSKASLKLVADLCEDYDLLALSDEIYEKLIYGKEHISLAALGDMAERTITINGFSKAYAMTGWRLGYAVAPLPILRQMMKVQQHSISSPTTFVMWGGVAALQGDQTCVEAMRKEFEARRMYMLDEFASMGYTVAPPDGAFYAFVKVEGDDMAIARSWLNDAHVAATPGTAFNAPGWIRVSYAASIPTLKEAMRRIRAWKSGQ, from the coding sequence ATGAGAGCCCTCTCCGAGAAGATCGGTGCCGTCGCCCCGTCGGCGACGATCGAGATCACCGACGCCGCCAAAAAGATGAAGAGAGAGGGGATCGACGTGATCAGCCTCTCCATCGGCGAACCCGACTTCGCCACGCCGGAGCATATCGTGCAGGCCTGTTCCGACGCCCTGGCGCGCGGCGAGACCCACTATGCCCCGTCGGCCGGCATCCCGGAACTCCTCCATGCTGTGGCCGCGAAGTGCCGGACGGAGAACAGGATCCCCTGCGGACCGGAGAACGTCATCGCCACCTGCGGGGCGAAGGACGCGATCTATGAGGCGATGCAGGCCTGCCTCAACCCGGGGGACGAGGTGATCCTCCCTGACCCGGCCTGGGTCAGCTACGAGCCCTGTGTCCAGATGGCAGACGGTCGGGTCGTCCACCACCCCCTGAAGGAGCCCTCCTTCCAGATCGACGACGCCATCCTGGAGCGGGTCGGGCAGAAGACGAAGATGATCGTCGTCAATACCCCCTCGAACCCGGCCGGGACGGTGCTCTCGAAGGCCTCCCTGAAACTTGTCGCGGACCTCTGCGAGGACTACGACCTTCTCGCCCTGTCCGACGAGATCTACGAAAAACTCATCTATGGCAAAGAGCACATATCCCTCGCGGCCCTCGGGGACATGGCCGAACGGACGATCACCATCAACGGCTTTTCCAAGGCCTACGCGATGACAGGGTGGCGCCTCGGGTATGCCGTCGCCCCCCTGCCCATACTGCGGCAGATGATGAAGGTCCAGCAGCACTCGATCTCATCCCCGACAACCTTCGTCATGTGGGGCGGCGTCGCGGCCCTGCAGGGCGACCAGACCTGTGTCGAGGCGATGCGGAAGGAGTTCGAGGCGCGCCGGATGTACATGCTCGACGAGTTCGCCTCGATGGGCTACACGGTTGCCCCGCCGGACGGCGCTTTCTACGCATTCGTGAAGGTGGAGGGCGACGACATGGCGATCGCGCGTTCCTGGCTGAATGACGCACACGTCGCGGCAACCCCGGGTACGGCCTTCAATGCCCCGGGCTGGATACGCGTCTCCTATGCCGCCTCCATCCCCACACTGAAAGAGGCGATGAGGCGGATACGTGCCTGGAAAAGCGGACAGTAA